From a region of the Acidobacteriota bacterium genome:
- a CDS encoding DNA-processing protein DprA yields MSDSPSLNTKAILLLTAPLIVGRKRQASVKPLAIGEYSRLARRLRELRREPADLLRDGARTVLEECRLDLELERIHRLLDRGFLLSQALERWRARALWVTSRADPEYPRLLKKRLRDQAPPLLYGCGNRESLVAGGLAVVGSRKVDDTLVDYAEGVGRLAARAGRVLVSGGARGIDLASMRGALDAGGTVAGVLADSLERTAMRREHRNALMDGRLVLVSPYDPAAGFLVGHAMQRNKLIYALADAALVVSAGFEKGGTWAGAIEQLDRYRLVPVYVRATGELGRGLEALLERGAHPWPSPDDPATLASLLSTPPTDDAGVMADVTLF; encoded by the coding sequence ATGAGCGATTCGCCGTCTCTGAATACCAAGGCGATTCTGCTACTGACGGCGCCGCTGATTGTCGGCCGGAAACGGCAGGCCTCCGTCAAGCCTCTCGCCATCGGCGAGTACAGCCGCCTGGCGCGCCGGCTGCGCGAACTGAGACGCGAGCCGGCTGACCTGTTGCGCGACGGAGCACGGACAGTGCTGGAGGAGTGCCGACTCGACCTGGAGCTGGAACGGATCCACCGTTTGCTTGATCGGGGCTTCCTCCTCAGTCAGGCGCTGGAGCGCTGGCGTGCGCGTGCACTCTGGGTGACTAGCCGCGCGGACCCGGAGTACCCACGACTGCTGAAGAAGCGCTTGCGCGACCAGGCGCCGCCACTGCTGTATGGCTGCGGCAATCGGGAGAGCTTGGTAGCGGGCGGGCTGGCCGTCGTCGGCTCCCGCAAGGTGGACGACACCCTGGTTGACTATGCCGAGGGTGTCGGGCGTCTCGCTGCGCGGGCAGGACGCGTGTTGGTGTCGGGCGGGGCGCGCGGCATCGACCTGGCTTCAATGCGGGGCGCCCTGGATGCTGGCGGGACCGTGGCCGGCGTGCTGGCCGACAGTCTTGAGCGGACCGCCATGCGACGCGAGCACCGTAACGCGTTGATGGACGGCCGGCTGGTCCTGGTCAGCCCGTACGATCCCGCTGCCGGCTTTCTTGTCGGGCACGCGATGCAGCGCAACAAGCTCATCTACGCGCTGGCGGACGCCGCCCTGGTCGTTAGCGCGGGTTTCGAGAAGGGCGGGACCTGGGCCGGTGCGATTGAGCAACTGGACCGGTATCGCTTGGTTCCGGTCTATGTCCGTGCCACCGGTGAATTGGGAAGGGGCTTGGAGGCCTTGCTGGAGCGTGGTGCACATCCCTGGCCGAGTCCCGATGATCCCGCGACCCTCGCCTCACTTCTGAGCACTCCACCCACTGACGACGCGGGCGTGATGGCCGACGTGACGCTTTTCTGA
- a CDS encoding restriction endonuclease subunit R: MILKEYQKRALNSVSEFLQRLAEWRAKQAKVLEADPDTTFDWVSRAWEATVPARPYLPRRNGLGEPLPAFCLKIPTGGGKTLLATKIIDLANVHYRRDPHGLVLWVVPTTQIYNQTLRALKDRGHPYRQQVDLASGGRTLVLEKTSGFSPRDVADNLCILLLMLPSANRETKAQLRMFRDSGGFDRFFPAEDDVQGQQAFLKRTPNLDTFEQEGDFWGRQVKTSLGNTLRVLRPLIVLDEGHKAYSRNAKATLEGFNPCLIVELSATPPTGANVLINISGQDLNKEEMIKLDLRIRNLASTSWKDTLLASIEHRQRLEVEARRYEADTGEYIRPICLVQVERTGRDQRRTGVVHAEDVREYLLHHPDIARNQVAVKTSQKDELKEVDEVGGLMSRDCPIRFIITKQALQEGWDCAFAYVLTILTNPGSKSALTQLVGRILRQPRAKKTRVAWLDESYVFCFQRRGNELLKEVRRGFGLEGLGDLQGRVVQAADGPLEANERTVRQRERYRKATEDLVLPAFMVKDGKEWRLVHYEADILSRTRWDDVNLQGLLDLPLGDEIRRDTELRAGLGTVPLTADTAPAAGWTPAGGEPTADYAFAASHLLDVMPNPWRGYELIRRTFDALIEKYPREQVVGSYVFVLDELHKHLVGERDRLARGVFKGLLDDGTMRFVVVTRDLGFNRLPRAVQQPVDAKQVNRTDGSPYQRDLLERMVEGDLNELEHKVATYLDQQERLFFWYRNRPRHDYFVQGWKRGRIYADFLATLRPDEPDVDDAFHRVFVIETKGIHLKQAADTAYKRSVFDICSEHARKADWAEFVPAMSRVKMRFEIVDEEEWEKRLNAMFAE, translated from the coding sequence ATGATCCTGAAGGAGTACCAGAAGCGCGCGCTGAACTCGGTCAGCGAGTTTCTCCAACGGTTGGCCGAGTGGCGCGCGAAACAGGCGAAGGTTCTGGAGGCGGACCCCGATACGACGTTCGACTGGGTGAGCCGCGCCTGGGAGGCGACCGTCCCGGCGCGCCCGTATCTTCCTCGGCGGAACGGCCTCGGCGAGCCGCTGCCGGCGTTCTGCCTCAAGATTCCCACCGGCGGGGGCAAGACGCTGCTCGCGACGAAGATCATCGATCTGGCCAACGTCCACTATCGACGGGACCCGCACGGGTTGGTGCTGTGGGTTGTGCCGACGACGCAGATCTACAACCAGACGCTCAGGGCACTGAAGGACCGCGGCCATCCGTACCGCCAGCAGGTCGATCTGGCGTCGGGCGGCCGCACGCTGGTGCTGGAGAAGACCAGCGGCTTCAGTCCCCGCGACGTGGCGGATAACCTCTGCATCCTGCTCCTGATGCTGCCGTCGGCCAATCGCGAAACCAAGGCCCAGCTCCGCATGTTCCGTGATAGCGGCGGCTTCGACCGTTTCTTTCCTGCCGAGGATGACGTCCAGGGCCAGCAGGCGTTCCTGAAGCGGACGCCGAATCTCGACACCTTCGAACAGGAGGGTGATTTCTGGGGACGGCAGGTCAAGACCTCGCTCGGCAACACGCTCCGCGTGCTGCGCCCCCTGATCGTGCTCGACGAAGGACACAAGGCCTACAGCCGCAACGCAAAGGCGACGCTGGAGGGGTTCAATCCGTGCCTGATCGTTGAATTGTCGGCCACGCCGCCGACGGGCGCGAACGTCCTGATCAACATCAGTGGTCAAGACCTGAACAAGGAGGAAATGATCAAGCTCGACCTCCGCATCCGGAACCTGGCGAGCACGAGCTGGAAGGACACGTTGCTGGCGTCCATCGAGCACCGCCAGCGTCTGGAGGTGGAAGCCCGGCGGTACGAGGCCGACACGGGCGAGTACATCCGACCCATCTGCCTGGTGCAGGTCGAACGCACGGGCCGCGACCAGCGACGGACCGGCGTCGTGCACGCCGAGGATGTCAGGGAGTACCTGCTGCACCATCCGGACATCGCCCGGAATCAGGTCGCCGTCAAGACGAGCCAGAAGGACGAACTGAAGGAAGTGGACGAGGTCGGCGGCCTGATGTCGCGCGATTGCCCCATCCGGTTCATCATCACGAAGCAGGCGCTGCAGGAGGGCTGGGACTGCGCCTTCGCCTACGTGCTGACCATCCTGACGAATCCCGGCTCGAAGAGCGCGCTAACGCAGCTTGTCGGCCGGATTCTCCGGCAGCCGCGCGCGAAGAAGACGCGTGTCGCGTGGCTGGACGAGAGCTACGTCTTCTGCTTCCAGCGCCGCGGGAACGAGTTGTTGAAGGAAGTCCGGCGGGGCTTCGGACTGGAGGGGTTGGGCGACCTTCAGGGCCGGGTCGTGCAGGCGGCCGACGGACCCTTGGAGGCGAACGAACGCACCGTCCGCCAGCGCGAACGGTACCGCAAGGCGACAGAGGACCTTGTACTGCCCGCGTTCATGGTCAAGGACGGGAAGGAATGGCGCCTCGTGCACTACGAGGCCGATATCTTGTCGCGCACGCGATGGGACGACGTGAACCTCCAGGGGCTGTTGGATCTTCCGCTGGGCGACGAGATCCGGCGCGATACGGAGTTGCGCGCCGGCCTCGGAACCGTGCCGCTGACCGCCGATACGGCTCCCGCGGCGGGGTGGACGCCCGCCGGCGGGGAGCCCACCGCGGACTATGCCTTCGCCGCCAGTCACCTGTTGGACGTCATGCCCAATCCGTGGCGAGGTTACGAGCTGATTCGGCGCACGTTCGATGCGCTGATCGAGAAGTATCCCCGCGAGCAGGTGGTGGGAAGCTACGTGTTTGTGCTCGACGAACTGCACAAGCACCTGGTGGGCGAACGCGATCGATTGGCGCGGGGCGTGTTCAAGGGGCTACTCGATGACGGGACGATGCGGTTCGTTGTCGTTACCCGCGACCTGGGTTTCAACCGTCTTCCACGCGCCGTCCAGCAGCCTGTCGATGCGAAGCAGGTGAACCGCACCGACGGCAGTCCGTATCAGCGCGATTTGTTGGAGCGAATGGTGGAGGGTGACCTGAACGAGCTGGAGCACAAGGTTGCAACGTACCTGGATCAACAGGAACGATTGTTCTTCTGGTACAGAAACCGCCCGCGCCACGACTACTTCGTGCAGGGCTGGAAGCGGGGACGCATCTACGCCGATTTCCTCGCTACGCTGCGGCCGGACGAGCCCGATGTCGACGACGCCTTCCATCGGGTCTTCGTCATCGAGACCAAGGGCATCCACCTCAAGCAGGCGGCGGACACTGCCTACAAGCGGTCTGTGTTCGACATCTGCTCCGAACATGCCCGCAAGGCGGACTGGGCCGAGTTCGTTCCGGCGATGAGCAGGGTCAAGATGCGCTTCGAGATAGTCGACGAAGAGGAATGGGAAAAGCGACTCAACGCAATGTTTGCGGAGTAG
- a CDS encoding site-specific DNA-methyltransferase yields MSSLRFKGRAFVENHHLAVPFHELKPVRGKGLSRKASLHDNLIVEGDNLAALKALLPTYHGNVKCIYIDPPYNTGNEKWHYNDRVNSPMMREWLGKVVDREDLTRHDKWCCMMLPRLKLLRELLSDDGAIFISIDDNEVHRLRSLMDEVFGEENFVATAVWQKIFSPKNTAKYFSEDHDFILVYARDIERWAPNLLKRGESAVDRYKNLDDDPRGPWSSSDLTARNYYSQGTYEVTSPSGKKFRPSVGNYFRVSPNRFTDLDADGRIWWGPDGDSMPRLKRYLSEVKQGVVPQTLWLHSDVGHTQDAKKELVSVLDFEKSEDVFNTVKPTSLIRRILQVATDKDSIVLDSFAGSGTTAHAVLAQNKEDGGNRRFVLIECESYVDSITAERVRRVVKGVPGAKDPALKAGLGGTFSYFKLGAPMRQQSLLDATALPAYETLAAYVFFTATGEEFEEGQIEKERWFIGRSRLYDVFLIYEPDVEQLKNLALSLDFARGLPPYQDGRRRLVFAPTKYLDEDFLNEYRITFQQLPFEVYETVAQTAKRRSQGAAT; encoded by the coding sequence ATGTCGTCACTGCGATTCAAGGGTAGAGCGTTCGTCGAGAACCACCACCTGGCCGTCCCGTTCCACGAGCTGAAGCCGGTTCGCGGTAAGGGACTGAGCCGGAAGGCGAGCCTGCACGACAACCTGATCGTCGAGGGGGACAACCTGGCCGCGTTGAAGGCGCTGCTGCCGACGTATCACGGCAACGTGAAGTGCATCTACATCGATCCGCCGTACAACACCGGCAACGAGAAGTGGCACTACAACGACCGCGTCAACTCTCCCATGATGCGCGAATGGCTGGGCAAGGTCGTGGACCGGGAGGATCTCACGCGCCACGACAAGTGGTGCTGCATGATGCTGCCCCGCCTGAAGCTGCTGCGCGAATTGCTCTCGGACGATGGCGCGATCTTTATTTCCATCGACGACAACGAGGTGCACCGGCTGCGTTCCCTCATGGACGAAGTGTTCGGTGAAGAGAACTTCGTCGCGACCGCGGTCTGGCAGAAGATCTTCTCGCCCAAGAACACGGCAAAGTACTTTTCTGAAGATCACGATTTCATCCTGGTCTACGCGCGAGACATCGAACGCTGGGCGCCGAATCTGTTGAAGCGCGGCGAGTCAGCGGTGGATCGGTACAAGAACCTCGACGACGACCCGCGTGGACCGTGGTCGTCGAGCGACCTGACTGCTCGCAACTACTACAGTCAAGGCACGTACGAAGTCACGAGTCCTTCCGGCAAGAAATTCAGGCCTTCGGTCGGGAACTACTTCCGGGTATCTCCGAATAGATTCACCGACCTGGATGCGGACGGACGGATTTGGTGGGGGCCGGATGGAGACAGCATGCCTCGGCTCAAGCGATACCTGTCGGAGGTCAAGCAGGGAGTTGTACCGCAGACGCTGTGGCTCCATTCTGACGTGGGCCATACACAGGACGCGAAGAAGGAACTCGTCTCCGTGCTGGATTTCGAGAAGTCGGAAGACGTGTTCAACACCGTCAAGCCCACCAGCTTGATCAGGCGCATTCTTCAGGTTGCCACCGACAAGGACTCCATCGTACTCGACTCCTTCGCCGGTTCTGGCACCACCGCACACGCGGTATTGGCTCAGAACAAGGAGGACGGAGGCAATCGTCGTTTCGTGCTGATTGAGTGCGAGAGCTACGTGGATTCGATCACTGCTGAACGAGTGCGGCGCGTCGTCAAGGGGGTTCCGGGTGCAAAGGACCCCGCCCTCAAGGCCGGGCTGGGCGGCACATTCAGTTATTTCAAGCTCGGTGCGCCCATGCGACAGCAGTCCCTGCTGGACGCAACCGCCCTGCCGGCCTACGAGACGCTTGCCGCCTATGTGTTTTTCACGGCGACCGGTGAGGAATTCGAAGAGGGACAGATCGAGAAGGAGCGCTGGTTCATCGGCCGAAGCCGACTGTACGACGTGTTCCTGATCTACGAACCGGATGTCGAGCAGCTCAAGAACCTTGCGCTGTCGCTCGACTTCGCCCGCGGACTTCCACCGTACCAAGATGGGCGGCGGCGGTTGGTCTTCGCTCCGACGAAGTATCTCGACGAGGACTTCCTGAACGAATACCGCATCACGTTTCAGCAGCTTCCGTTCGAAGTGTACGAAACGGTGGCGCAGACGGCGAAGAGACGCTCTCAAGGCGCTGCCACATGA